The Treponema sp. OMZ 790 genome includes the window TCCGCTTGTTCAAGAGCGGTGTTTACAACGCTTCTATTAATATTATTTACTTGCATAAGATTCCCCTTTAAGCCAAAAGATCTACAGTTGAACCGTAAACGTAACTGTAGGTACTCAGATTATCGGCCGTTTTTTCAAGCTGCCTTAAATCTTGTTCCGGATTTTTATAAGCAAATCCGGCAAAAGATTCAAAATTTTCGGCAAAACCATCTTGTCCCGAAGTTCCCGACCAATCTAAATTAAATTCGGCAAATTCAAAGCCGTTTTCTTTAAATTCTTTAGCCAAATTATCCAAATTTTTCTCAAAGGCTTCGTAGGCTTCTTTAGAGGCAACCGTTACTGTTCCGGTAACCCTTTTACCCTCACTCAACTCTAAATTGATTTTTACGGATCCAAGATTTTCAGGTCTTAGATGCAGCCTTATTTCTCCTGCGTTATTGTCGCGAAGAACTATTTTTCCGGCTTGTACAAAGTCTGCTGCCGACTCTCTTATTTCTTGAGCCAACATAGCGGAAAAACTTTGATTTGTTTTTTGAGCCTCGCTGCCGTTTTGAGTGCTTTGAAGATCTCCGCCCTGTGATGCATTTTGAGGCTTACCGCTAAAATCGATGACCATATCGACGGAATTATCGGTTTCCACCCTCGATTCGGAACCTGCCGTATGAACATCCGATTGAACTGAATGCATTGAGCGTAAGTCTTCTACAGAAATTTTAGGCTTAAGCTTGGAAATCGGCTTTTTGTTTAAGTTTTCCTTTACCGCTTCACTTTGAGGAGATATCTTTTTTGGTAAGCCTTTTTTATCGGTCTTGGATAAAGATGCCAACGCTCCTGCTTGTCCGGCCTTTTCTTCGTCAACGGACTGAGTTTTTTTCTTTTTTGTCTTATCTAAGTTTTTTAAAGCTTCATCAGAAAGAAGAGTAAGGCTTTCATCTTCTTTGACATCTTGCGGCAAAAGATCCTTAATTTCTCCCCTAAAATCCTCATTGAGAATTTTAAGATTTAATTCAGGTATATCTTTTTGCACTTTTTCAGCCTGCAAGTGTTCCGAATTTAGCTTTTGCGTTTCGTTATTAGGCTTTTTTAGTAAATCCTTGAGCTCTTTTAAATAAGCTTCTTTGGAATTAGGCCGATTATCGGTTTCTGCAGCATTCAAACCCTTGGCGTTACGGGCCGAATCTTTAGCCGAGAATTCCGTATCTTGCCTTCCTGTTTCCTTTTGAAGCGATGAATCCCTCATTTTATCTTCCCTAAGGCGGGCATCTTCAAATCGGGCCTCATCAATCTCCTTGCTTCCATCCTTGGCGGCGGCAATCATCTTTTTGATCATTGCCAGGAATGAATCTCCGTTTCTTACAGGTTCCGCATCAGCTCTTTTAATGTCCCTAGGGCTTTCGTTTTTTTCCGGTTCCTGTACCGGCAAAGCCTGCATACGAACATCAACTGCGTGCATATGAACCTCCTATTAATTTTTAACTGATCGTTATCTCAATAAATTTTCGGCTTGTTTTTAAGTCGGGTTTAGGAAAAAAAGAGAGTTTAAAGCTAAAGGGCGAAGTGAAAAGTACGAAGTACGAATGACGAAGTGAGAAGTGTGAAGTTCGACATTCGACATTCGAACTTTCCAATCGTTCGAACTTTCCAAATTTTTTAAAAAAATTTTACTATTTATTCAAAGTAAAACCCTATAATTATGTGAAGGCAGGCAAGAAAATAATGTCTGTTAAGGAGTTACAATGAATAAAGAAAAAATTTTAAACCCTAAGACCGATTGGGTATTTAAGCTGATGTTTTCTAAAGGCGAGGAAGGAAACAAGGCTCTTATCAGTTTTCTAAATGCCTTTTTGGAAGATTCTTACGGTAAAATCAAAAAGGCCGAAATCCTAAACACCGAGCTCATCCGCGACAGACCGTCGGGTGAAACCTACCGCCTAGACTTTTTAATTAAAACCGACACAGGCCTTCTTGTAGATCTTGAAATGCAACAGTTTTGGAAAGCCAACTATCCGAGGCGGAGTCAAATGTACCTTATGCGTTTAGCTTCTCGTTTTTTAAAGACGGAGCCTAAAGAAGACGACTTTTTGTATGCAATAAGCCTTTCGGTTTTTGGCTGCGATGTTCCTAAAAACGCCGAGCTTGTCAGAATGTCTGAAGGTTCGGTAATTCAATATCTTTATGTTGAATTAAACGAGCTAATAGTTTATACTATGAAAAAGAAACTTGAAGAGTATAACCTAAAAGATTTTTGGATAAGGTTTTTAGCCAACTATGAAGAAGATAAAAAAAGCGGGATGTTGGAAGAATTATGCAGATTAGAGGAGGGTATAAGAATGGCAGAAGCGACACTCTTTAGGGTAACGGATGAAGAGAGGCGAATGGCAATAGAACTCTCTAATGAAAAATACAAGATGTATGTAGAATGTGAAAGGAATGAAGCCAGAAGAGAGGGATTAGCTGAGGGCCGGACAACAGGTTTGGCTGAGGGTTCTCATCAAAAAGCCCTTGAAACAGCAAAAAATTTACTTGAGATGGGATTATCACACAATAATATTGCAAAAGCAACAGGCCTTTCAGTTAAAGAAGTAGAACAACTCTAATTTGACCATGAAATAAAGGTATCTAAAATCTTGTAGATTTTAGATACCTTCTCAAACCATAATAAAAAAATCTTTTAATCCTCTCTTGTTTTAAGAATAATCAAAAATGTATATATGAGGCCGAAAGCCAAAAGGATGTGGCCTATTCCAGCTATGCCTGAAAGGGCAGCATATTGAGCTTTTGAGGTATAATTATTTCCTAAAACAGTAATAATACCTCTCAAAAGCATGAGGACTACAGTAATAAGAAGCCCCATATTCCAAAAATAATTAGCCCTTCTGACACAGGCAAGTTTTTTTTCGTCAAGAGACGGGACCTGTTTAAATGCAAGGTAGGCAGCCAGGGAAAGGACAACCCCTAAAACCAAAACATGGGCATGCATCAAGCTTAGATATGAAACCCCGTCAAAGCCATTGAATTTTGTAAATTCCCTAAAAAAAACACCGGCGGCCAAACCTAAAATCAAGTACACAAAAGAATTCTCCAAGATACTTCTTAGGCTGAATTTGGGTATAAAATGCTTAAATCCTACATATACGATTCCCACATAGGCCACAGTCTTGGGCATCATAAGAGAACCGACTACAGGCACGGTTTTTGAAAACAAGACAACAGGTAAATAGAATAAAAAACTTAAAGCGGTTAATAAGGCCATGTGCTCCAAGCCGGGGGTTTTTCTAGCCTTGTAAAAGAAATAAATCAAAACGGCTCCGAGAACAGCAAAGGGGATATTACGGATTATGCTCCAAGTATAGCTTGCATCGGCCATACCCCACTCATTTTGAGGCATAACGGTGAGTATCAGCCTTATGACTGCCAAACCGTATATAAGAATATCCTTATGCTTGCTGCTTGTATTGGTTTTTATCTTATAATAATGATAGAACATAAGATAAAAAATAGTCATTGTAATGGAAGTTATTAAAACTCCGATTGACAGGTAGAAGGCATTTGCCTCAAAACCGCCCTTGTGCCACATAGAAATTACACGGGGAAGAAGGTGAAATGAATCCCCGGCGCCTAAAAGAAGAGCCATAAGCCCAAACAGCTTTGCCGTTCTATCCTTTTGTAACAAAAGCTTTATGCTTAGGGCCATAACCAGAGCCAAATAGCTCAAATCAAAAACAGATTCAACAATGTACATAAACAACTCCTTGATGACACACCGTCATTATTTACAAACAATATAATGACAAACCGTCATTTTGTCAAGAGGTTTTTGAATTTATTGCCTATAAATTCACTACTTGCAAAACTCCTAAAAATATGATAAATTTAAAGATATTAT containing:
- a CDS encoding flagellar hook-length control protein FliK, which codes for MHAVDVRMQALPVQEPEKNESPRDIKRADAEPVRNGDSFLAMIKKMIAAAKDGSKEIDEARFEDARLREDKMRDSSLQKETGRQDTEFSAKDSARNAKGLNAAETDNRPNSKEAYLKELKDLLKKPNNETQKLNSEHLQAEKVQKDIPELNLKILNEDFRGEIKDLLPQDVKEDESLTLLSDEALKNLDKTKKKKTQSVDEEKAGQAGALASLSKTDKKGLPKKISPQSEAVKENLNKKPISKLKPKISVEDLRSMHSVQSDVHTAGSESRVETDNSVDMVIDFSGKPQNASQGGDLQSTQNGSEAQKTNQSFSAMLAQEIRESAADFVQAGKIVLRDNNAGEIRLHLRPENLGSVKINLELSEGKRVTGTVTVASKEAYEAFEKNLDNLAKEFKENGFEFAEFNLDWSGTSGQDGFAENFESFAGFAYKNPEQDLRQLEKTADNLSTYSYVYGSTVDLLA
- a CDS encoding Rpn family recombination-promoting nuclease/putative transposase yields the protein MNKEKILNPKTDWVFKLMFSKGEEGNKALISFLNAFLEDSYGKIKKAEILNTELIRDRPSGETYRLDFLIKTDTGLLVDLEMQQFWKANYPRRSQMYLMRLASRFLKTEPKEDDFLYAISLSVFGCDVPKNAELVRMSEGSVIQYLYVELNELIVYTMKKKLEEYNLKDFWIRFLANYEEDKKSGMLEELCRLEEGIRMAEATLFRVTDEERRMAIELSNEKYKMYVECERNEARREGLAEGRTTGLAEGSHQKALETAKNLLEMGLSHNNIAKATGLSVKEVEQL
- a CDS encoding DUF2871 family protein, producing the protein MYIVESVFDLSYLALVMALSIKLLLQKDRTAKLFGLMALLLGAGDSFHLLPRVISMWHKGGFEANAFYLSIGVLITSITMTIFYLMFYHYYKIKTNTSSKHKDILIYGLAVIRLILTVMPQNEWGMADASYTWSIIRNIPFAVLGAVLIYFFYKARKTPGLEHMALLTALSFLFYLPVVLFSKTVPVVGSLMMPKTVAYVGIVYVGFKHFIPKFSLRSILENSFVYLILGLAAGVFFREFTKFNGFDGVSYLSLMHAHVLVLGVVLSLAAYLAFKQVPSLDEKKLACVRRANYFWNMGLLITVVLMLLRGIITVLGNNYTSKAQYAALSGIAGIGHILLAFGLIYTFLIILKTRED